From one Formosa sediminum genomic stretch:
- a CDS encoding type II toxin-antitoxin system RelE/ParE family toxin — MAKYELTNKAVADLNGIWEYTVENWSENQADRYYNMLLDICQDIADNPELGKNYDGIKSDLFGLKANRHVIFYRKSEVNPIEITRILHERMDLKKRITE; from the coding sequence ATGGCTAAATACGAATTGACCAATAAGGCTGTAGCTGACTTAAATGGAATTTGGGAATATACAGTTGAAAATTGGTCTGAAAATCAAGCCGACAGATATTACAATATGCTTCTGGATATTTGCCAAGACATTGCTGACAATCCAGAACTTGGAAAAAATTATGACGGAATTAAATCTGACCTTTTCGGACTAAAAGCAAATCGACACGTAATATTCTATCGCAAATCAGAAGTGAATCCAATCGAAATCACGAGAATTTTACACGAACGAATGGATTTGAAAAAGAGAATA
- a CDS encoding type II toxin-antitoxin system ParD family antitoxin: MKNTSISLGNYFDQFVQTQVSAGRYKNVSEVIRAGLRLLENEESKVIALRNAIQEGIDSGIAHDFDPKKNLEELKAKRRQNG, translated from the coding sequence ATGAAAAATACATCAATATCGCTCGGAAATTATTTTGACCAGTTTGTACAAACTCAGGTTTCTGCTGGACGTTACAAAAACGTAAGTGAAGTAATCAGAGCTGGACTTCGATTATTGGAAAATGAAGAAAGTAAAGTTATTGCGTTAAGAAATGCTATTCAAGAAGGAATAGATAGCGGAATTGCTCACGATTTCGACCCTAAAAAAAATCTTGAGGAATTAAAAGCTAAACGCAGACAGAATGGCTAA
- a CDS encoding HNH endonuclease, with amino-acid sequence MVHFEKSQPAPECLDTEKAKANGDYKCGDVLERTKIDFKNKCYICGYKEPVTINVEHFRPHKSNKDLKFQWENLFWSCSHCNNTKLDNYDDIIDCTDINEDVENRLKITMKPFPKETVTIEPLDQNPSTLSTVELLKAVFNGTTKLKTIEASNLRNKILEDILDFQEYLNNYYKDGFDDDDKAIFLAHIKRHLKKSSNFTAFKRWIIRENEVLLADFEQYFD; translated from the coding sequence ATGGTGCATTTTGAAAAATCACAACCAGCACCAGAATGTTTAGATACTGAAAAGGCAAAAGCAAATGGTGATTATAAGTGCGGTGACGTATTAGAAAGAACAAAAATAGATTTCAAAAACAAATGTTACATCTGTGGATATAAAGAACCCGTTACAATAAATGTAGAACATTTTAGACCTCATAAAAGCAACAAGGATTTAAAGTTCCAATGGGAAAACCTATTTTGGTCTTGTAGTCATTGTAATAATACTAAACTAGATAACTATGATGATATTATAGACTGTACTGATATAAATGAGGATGTAGAAAATAGATTAAAAATAACAATGAAACCGTTTCCAAAAGAAACAGTTACGATTGAGCCTTTAGACCAAAATCCATCAACACTTTCAACAGTCGAATTATTGAAAGCGGTTTTTAATGGTACTACAAAATTAAAAACTATAGAAGCTAGTAATTTAAGAAATAAAATTTTAGAGGATATTCTTGATTTTCAAGAGTATTTAAACAATTATTACAAGGATGGATTTGACGATGATGATAAAGCTATTTTTTTAGCTCATATAAAAAGACATTTAAAAAAGTCATCAAATTTTACGGCCTTTAAAAGATGGATAATTAGAGAAAACGAAGTATTATTAGCTGATTTTGAACAATATTTTGATTAA